The DNA region CACGCCCAAAGCGGTGATGAAAGCCGTGGACCATGTCCGGTCATCCCCCTCCATCAAGGAGATCGTGATCACGGGCGGCGATCCTTTCTTGAACCGGAAAAATATGGAAGCCGCCATTGACGGGCTCAAGGAGGTGGACCATGTTCAGACTCTGCGCCTGGCCACCCGGTCCATTGCCTATTATCCGGACCTGTTTCTGGAAAAAGAAGCGGAATACCTCAAATACATCAAACAGAAAAGTCTGGAACTGAACCGGATCGGCAAACGGATTGAAGTGGCCACCCATTTCATCCATCCGGACGAAGTGTCTCCGGAAAGCCTGGACATTATTTCCGATCTGGTAAAACACGGCATTGCCGTGTATATCCAGACCCCGTTCTTGAGCGACTGCAATGACACGGGTCCTGAACTGGTGCGCCTGTTCAGCCTGCTGCGGGGGGCCGGGGCGGAACTGCACTACATCTATATTCCGTGCAGCCCCATCCACGGCAACTCCATTTACTGGAAACCGTTGTCCGACGGCATCGATATCGCCCTGCACCTGCGGGCCCATTTGTCCGACCGGGTCATCCCGCGGATCTGCACGGCCACCCCCATCGGAAAAATGGACTGGTTCTCCAGCGGGTGGGCCGTGGAAAAAGTGGCGGATCAGGATTATTTCGTATGGATCCGCACGCCCTACACCCCGGAATATTTCAAGGCGTTTGCCCCGTTGGCCAATTCACTGACCAACATCCGGGTCAACGCAGAAGGCACCATTGACATTCAGTACATGGCAAAAATCGGTAATGACGACTACCTGGTGGGCAACCGGCCCGAAAAAACAGCCCCGGTCAACCCGGAAGCGCTGCCCGAAGAAGTGGCGCGGCTCAGAACCGCTCTGACGGAGACCGACCAGACGGCGGGTTCCGTGGTGGATACGGGTGTGGACGGCATATCCCGCCTGCATGAAACCCGGGTAAACATCCATCCCCGGGCGGGTGAGGCGGAATTTGCCTATATCGCCAAAGATCCCCGGATCACGGATGTGCGGGTCACGGGCGAAGCCCTGGACCACCTGTATGAGATACAAAGGATCGCCCAAAGACTGGCGTCGATTCCCCATGTCAATGCCCTGCGCGTCTGCTCCATGAAACTGGCCACGGATCCCCGGGCTTTCACACGCGCCAGGATCAATTTTCTGGGAGAGGTGAACGCACTGTCCGTGGTAACCCCCCTGCGGCTGGAAATTGAAACCTGGTTTGTGCTGGTATCGGACCTGACCCCGGATCACACCGTTATCACCCGGCGCCTGAACAGCAAAGGCATCACCATATATGCCAATGTCCCGCTGCTGGGCGGGGTCAACGACAATGATACCCGGATTCATGATCTGGCCTATACCCTGCGCAGTACCGGCATTGAATTCCATCACCTGTATGTGGCCGGCCTGCCGGTCCAGATATCCTGGAACGCGGCCCATCCCATTGATTCCTACGATGTGGTGGATATCGCCACCAAAGTCAGAAGAGAAGGATCCGGCCGGGAGATCCCCCGGTATATCATTGCCACACCTTTAGGAGAAGTGGACTATGGACTGACATCCACCATGATCCGAAAAGGCGATGCCGTGGATGTGGAACTGCGGTGTTATGATGAGACGTATTATACGTCCCTGGCCCCGGAATTCCAATTTCCGGAAGGAACCGCCATATCGGAAACCGGCCACCCGGTGGTCCCCATGCCCGGGCTGATCAAAACCAATGACTTTGTGGTTTCCTGAAAAAGGACAAAACAGCATGAAATATCCTTATATTGCCTATTGCAAAGATATTGACATCAAACCCGTGTTCAAGGGACTGACCCGTGACCCGCTGATCGTGGATCTGTCTGTGGGATCAGAGGTTTTCAATGCCGTGGACATAACAAACCAGCCGGCGTTTCAACGCTGGCTGGACCAGACCATGCAAAATCAGCACACCTGGGGACTGGCCTCATACCTGGAGGACCGGGAAACC from Desulfotignum phosphitoxidans DSM 13687 includes:
- a CDS encoding radical SAM protein; this translates as MKTDRNISDTTLDIRFEYSGEQKSVTLSQLEEGARTFLEIYGNAQFCGKEFADIIQQGNGQSKWENLLAATGFEGYPKDFFKTVLSAIAGGEGQTLALNGVTLPHILLVAFLEQVIPGHGYVSVRSTEQLISLTNHNIPETDRDDIQKVIEKYPVRLSRHTIRQMMVSRDVAYQYLPFVEELDNIGHTNTWIGQFHDGLLEQMYQNRVIFLLNMSCPVYCRFCFRKHKDSRNEKNPTPKAVMKAVDHVRSSPSIKEIVITGGDPFLNRKNMEAAIDGLKEVDHVQTLRLATRSIAYYPDLFLEKEAEYLKYIKQKSLELNRIGKRIEVATHFIHPDEVSPESLDIISDLVKHGIAVYIQTPFLSDCNDTGPELVRLFSLLRGAGAELHYIYIPCSPIHGNSIYWKPLSDGIDIALHLRAHLSDRVIPRICTATPIGKMDWFSSGWAVEKVADQDYFVWIRTPYTPEYFKAFAPLANSLTNIRVNAEGTIDIQYMAKIGNDDYLVGNRPEKTAPVNPEALPEEVARLRTALTETDQTAGSVVDTGVDGISRLHETRVNIHPRAGEAEFAYIAKDPRITDVRVTGEALDHLYEIQRIAQRLASIPHVNALRVCSMKLATDPRAFTRARINFLGEVNALSVVTPLRLEIETWFVLVSDLTPDHTVITRRLNSKGITIYANVPLLGGVNDNDTRIHDLAYTLRSTGIEFHHLYVAGLPVQISWNAAHPIDSYDVVDIATKVRREGSGREIPRYIIATPLGEVDYGLTSTMIRKGDAVDVELRCYDETYYTSLAPEFQFPEGTAISETGHPVVPMPGLIKTNDFVVS